One genomic segment of Synechocystis sp. LKSZ1 includes these proteins:
- a CDS encoding energy-coupling factor ABC transporter ATP-binding protein, translating into MQVQIVSSSPKHQRLNPALDIQNLWFGYTPTVPVLPGINLTVAQGEHLGIVGHNGCGKTTLFLLLCGLLAPQQGQIQCLARLVKPGGFSPDIGLVFQNPDDQLFSASVWEDVAFGPQNLGLPVDLVNQRVQQALALTGLTALAHCPPHHLSGGQKRMTAIAGILAMAPQIILYDEPTANLDQRARRRLIQFLQTSTETRLIASHDLEFLLEVCSRLVLMDAGHIVATGSPREILGNPQLMADYDLEVPHSLRLALA; encoded by the coding sequence ATGCAAGTCCAGATTGTTTCGTCCTCTCCAAAGCACCAGCGGCTTAACCCGGCCCTAGACATTCAAAATCTCTGGTTTGGCTATACCCCAACAGTTCCCGTTTTGCCTGGAATTAACTTAACCGTTGCCCAGGGGGAACATCTAGGGATCGTTGGCCATAACGGATGCGGTAAAACCACCTTGTTTCTTTTACTCTGTGGCCTATTGGCACCCCAGCAAGGCCAAATTCAATGCTTGGCTCGGCTCGTCAAACCCGGTGGTTTTTCCCCGGATATTGGCCTGGTCTTTCAAAACCCTGATGACCAACTATTCTCGGCTTCGGTTTGGGAGGATGTGGCCTTTGGCCCTCAGAATCTAGGCTTACCAGTGGATTTGGTTAACCAGCGGGTACAACAGGCCCTGGCTCTCACAGGGTTAACGGCCCTGGCCCATTGTCCACCCCATCATCTTTCCGGGGGACAGAAGCGGATGACGGCCATTGCAGGAATTTTGGCCATGGCCCCCCAGATTATTCTCTACGATGAACCGACGGCCAATTTGGATCAACGGGCCCGGCGACGCTTGATCCAGTTTTTACAGACCTCGACGGAAACCCGCCTGATCGCCTCCCATGACCTCGAATTTTTGTTAGAAGTCTGTAGTCGTTTGGTATTGATGGATGCGGGCCACATCGTGGCTACAGGAAGCCCAAGGGAAATTTTAGGCAATCCGCAACTAATGGCCGATTATGATTTGGAAGTCCCCCATTCCCTGAGGCTGGCCCTTGCCTAG